One Nonomuraea rubra DNA window includes the following coding sequences:
- a CDS encoding helix-turn-helix transcriptional regulator → MAEKHLTPEDLAERVGVPVSTVYQWNSRGGGPRFMRVGRYVRYKIADVSAWEESLYAEQAS, encoded by the coding sequence GTGGCAGAGAAGCACCTGACTCCAGAGGACCTGGCGGAACGCGTGGGGGTGCCTGTCTCGACGGTGTACCAGTGGAACTCTCGTGGCGGAGGGCCGCGCTTCATGAGGGTTGGCAGGTACGTGCGTTACAAGATCGCGGACGTGAGCGCCTGGGAGGAGTCGTTGTACGCCGAGCA